CTTTGACTATTCACTAATGAAGAAACTCGAAAACATAAAGTTTGTGATTATGAAAATGAAAGTTATGAGAGTTTTTTAGATGAAAATGTAGAGGAGATGAGAGGAAATGAAGTTTTTTGGGTTAGAATGAGAAAAAAAGTGGTTGAAAATTGAATTCTTGAGCTTTACAACTCAAAAATGGTGGTTCATGGTGGTTGGAAAAATTGATGATGATGGCATTTTTGTAAATAAGAAGAAATGGTTAGGGTGTATTTGGTTTTTTGTTAATTTCAAAATTAATAAAAAATTAAATAAAAATGGCAATTTTGTGAATAATTCAAAAACATAGGGATAATATGAAAATTTTATTGATGAATAGTAATGACAAAAAAAAGAGGTTGGTTTTGGGTTTGACTAGAAATTGTGGGTTGGTTTTGAAAAACACCCATTTTTAATGGGTACTTCTCTTTTAATAATATAGACTAGGTGACAAGCCGGCATAATCATCTTAAAAATATTTTTTAGTTTATATCTTATTAATCCAAAAATCAGCATAATAAGTTATTATTTATGATTTTAAATAGTTAAATTAAACATCAAATTATTTATATATGTCAAACAAATTTCATCAAAATATATATTATTATTGTGTTAAAGGTTTTAAAACACTCATATATTAGAAATAGTTTAGAAAATATCTTTATATAAATATTTTTGTTTGACTAATATTTAATTATAAATTGTTTTATATCTTAATTTTTAACTTTATAATAAAAAAATATTGTTCTCAAATAGCAACACAATATATGTAAGAATTCTCTTAAATTTTTAAATATATTTTCACAATTTTATTATATTAGTTTATAATTAATTATTTAACATAACATATAAATTTAATATTATTAAAATAAAATTCTTGTTTCATTATATATAAAATTCATTACGGGTTTTAATAAATACTCAGATAAAAACTAATAATAAATCAATTACCTATATAAAAGCTTAAGACCTAATATAATATGACAAATGAGAAAATTAACTACATATTTAATATAACATATAAATTTAATATTATTAAATTAAAATTCGTTTTTAATTATATATAAAATTCATTATGTGTATTTTTTAAATTAATAAATTAGTGATTTAGGTAAAAACTAATAATAAATCAATAACTTAACTAAAACCTATAAAAACATGAAAATAAGCAAAATTGCCTAAAATAATGGAGAAAATGACATATTAGCAAATTCACTTCTCAAATAATAGTATAGATAAGGTTAAGCTGCTAAAATACAGTGATCGCTGAACATAAATATAATTTGTTACAAAGAAAACATTTGTATTAGAGAAATTCGATAGTTTTTTTTTTAAGTTTTTATCACAAAAATAGTCCTCAGTGAAGAAAATGATCAAAATAAGTTTATTAAATGGTAAAAATGCATTTTTACATTCGGGTTAACTAATCTAAACTTAGGGTTTAGAATTAAAGGATGGAGTTTTGTGAATAGAGTTTCAAAATTTCAAAAATAAAAAATAAATATTAATTTTTTTTAAAAAATAAAAAAAGTTATTTTGGTCATTTTGATCATTTTCTTTTTTGAAGGTTATTTTGTGACAAAAACTTAAAACTATTCGAGAGAATTGCCCTTTGTATTATTTATGATAAATTACAAAATTAGTGATTTTATTGGTTATTATTTTAAATTGTCATTTTTTCTAAAAAGTCAACTATAATCTTTAAAATCAGCAATTATGTTTGAATAACCACTCAAATTGTATTAGATTTATCTTACTGCAACAAGAATGCTACAAATCATTTGTGTGTAAACTAAAAGACCAGACGTTCTGTCAAAAGACACAAAAAACCCACCATGAATCTAGTAGAACAGAGCAAACACAGAAAGATAGACCAAAGCAGAAAGATATGAGCAAAAATCTGTACTGCGATTCACTTTTTTTTTCTGCTGCTTGATCATCCTATTATAGCAAGCAAATCCAGTGCCATTCATGTGTGTTAAAAGCTGCTGTAATTAGTCTGATGAAACAAACCGGCAGTTTTTTTTTCCACCTACTGAAAATATGCAGCGGTTCAGTAAAACAGCAGTCAAAAGATCTTGGACAAGTCATGACACTTATTTTTCAGATGAAAAGGCTTTACTTACTTACACTACCTACTGATACTTCTTCTCTTTGCTTACGGGCATTGGAATCTTCCTTGAGATATTTCGAATGACTTCTGAAGTTGAACTCAGCTTATCATCGATGTGCTCTTGGTAGTTCTCGTACACAACAGGAACAGAAAGACTGAGAAGAACCACTTCGAGACAGACAGAAACAGAGATGCATGATTGAAAACGGATAACTCAGAGATTATACGATATACATCAGAAAAAGGTTAGACTAGACGCTCACCAATGTAGACAAGAGTGAGGGAGTTGATCAAAGTCCCGACATAGGATATAGCCCACAAGACAAATGAAACCTATTTCACATACGAGAATGATTTAGACTAATCCAGATTCAAAAGAAAATAGTTTGGCCAAGTTATGTAAAAGAGACTAGACAATAACCTGAAGGAGACGAATTGGATTTCTAGCAATGGTGATATCACTTGCAATTGAGAGCACATGATTGATCAAAGCCCGAATATCATCAGCAGCCTTGATTGCAAACTCCTCAGGGATTTCCATATTGGGAACTGGAGGTAGAGGTCTGAAACAAAAAGAATCATCAGTGATATACATATGAGTCAGTTTGCTCATAGCATATAGTTCCAATATTCACCAGAAACTTATCACAAAACAGCAAAAGCAGATAATATTAACCAAACAAGAAGCTAACGCATGCTCTCTAGTCTCTACGATCAACCCCACCAAAAAAATCCAAAAATGCCGCATAAAGGTTTCATCTTTTTGGGTAACGAAAGCTGCAAAAAGAAAGAGAGAAAGAGCAGAGATGTTACCGGTTGAGTAGAGTAGCAGACTTGGCCCATAAGAAGAGGATGGCAACAAGGAGAAGCAGAACATTGGAGACGAAAGACAAGAGATTGTAACCAGCTCTCTCGAACAGGAACCAAAACGCAGTAGAAGAAACTAGCAAAATGACTGCACCTGTCCTGTTTCTCCACAGCAGCAGATCAGCAACTGCATTTTACCAAGAAGATTCAATATTCCAAAATTGTTATCTAAGGACACACAACAGTAAAGAAACTTGCTCAAATGGGCTAAATCAATCGAACAAAAACATTAGAACAATGATCGATCAAACCAGAAATACAGCAATCAATACAAATATATGACAGGGAAAGAGACTAGCCTGAGCCACCACCAAGAGATCTGTGAACAGAAGAAGAAGAAGAAGAAGAAGAAGAAGCGGAATCTCCCATAGCGACTTATCAGCTAGGGTTCTTCCGCATAAATATATTCAACGAATCGATATCTCTCTTTGATTCGAAAGATCAACGGATCAATCGTGCTCTTTCTACACCAAAGATCAAAGCTTTTTCCTTTTCGCTTCGGCGACAAAAGTTTTTTTTAACCATCAAAGTAAAATATTTATATTATATTTTTAATTATATAAATAGTACATTTCTAATTTTATATCACAAAAATAGCACTCCAAAACTAAAATGACCAAAATAACACCTTTCTAAGTTTATCCTTTGAAAATTTTAATTTTTTTTATTTTTCAAAATTTGAAATCTTATCCCTAAACCCTAAACCCTAAACCCTAAACCCTAAATTCTAAACTCTAAATTCTAAACCCTAAACCCTAATCTATAAATCCTAAACCCTAAACTCTAAACCATAAACCCTAAACCCTAAATCCTAAACCCTACCCTTTAACTCTAAACCCTAAGTTTGTGACTTTTGATAAAACATTAAGTGCTATTTTTGTGATTTTTGATCTTAAGTGCTAGTTTGGAAACAAAAACTTGATTTAATGCTATTTTTATCTTTTTCTCTAATACTTGCCTCTTTTTTTTTTATTAACAAATTATACTTGCTCTGTTTTACGGTTTTACCAAAATTTCTTGAATAATATTTGCTCTGTTTCACGAAAATTATAGTTTTAGAGCTTTTATATACTTTCATCCCAAAAAACTAAACAGTTTTTGCACATATTGACAGAATCTAACCAAAAATTCTCAAAATATTAAAAAAATACAAATGTTATAAATAAATAAATAGATCAGTATGTAAATATTTTTGGAAACTCAACCAATAATATCTCAAATGGCATATTATTGGTTGGGTTTTCAAAAATTTTTAGATACTTTAAATTAAATAATATTTGTTATATATTCATGCATCAATATGTAAGTTAAGAATTACATGGTAAGAAAGAAAAAAAAATTCTAAAGCCATCTAAAAGTCTGGTCTACGTGGCTAAAGAAAAAGTAAATATTTAAAGAGTAAAAACAAAAAATATGACAGCCAACAGTTAAAGGCTGTAAAAACCTTAGACAAAAAAAAAAGTCTGATTGGCTTTAGAATAACTCTTAAGGACTGTAAGATGTTGTAAAGTCTCAACAGCATACACACGCCAATGGGAGCCTTTGACTTCAGTAGAATAGAGCTGCTACTTTTTTTTATTTTCAAGCCAACTACCAAAACGGAACCATCCAAATGGAATAGAGAGATGTCTAGAAGGAGAGAACAAATCCAAATGCGAAACAACTCACTGAGAAACAAACATCGTTATGAACCAAGTGAAAATTTTACCATCGTTATTACACAGCCACCAAGCCTGTGAAATAATTGGTATTAAGATGAATTGTTTAATGATTCCAAGAAAAAACAAAATCAAAATACAAAGAAGCAAACAACCAACTTATAGTTTTGTGCAGCAATACTAAAAACGCCACAACATAACGAATGGGTTCCAATTCCCTGTGTGTCTGACTAGGGGTTTAATGCAATGTTATGATACATGCTTTACCTTCAGATATAGCAGAAGACTACATATCATGAGCCCGGTCCTTGCCATTCCAGCCTTACAGTGACCAGCCACAACATTCTCTATGTCCTCCTTTAACCAGGAATATGCTCTTTGGCAAAATGATGTAATCAAATGGATTGGTGGGCAATTATGGTCATCAAATGGGAAACTGGCCACCTGGAGGCAAAATTATTAGTGCAAGAAAAAAAAAAGATGTTTAAAGACATTAAACTGACAAAAAGAAGGGAAACTACTTTTTTTTTTTTTTTTTTTGGTAAAATGTTAAATAAAGGGAGGGAAACTACTTTGAAATTGTGCCTGCATAATCTGAACATATCTATCAACCTAGAAACATAAATCATTTGAAACAAAAAAAAAAAAAAAATAGAGCCACTTCATGCAGCAGATATTTTAAGATGATATCGTCCAACGGTCCTGGTAAGAAATGACCAAAATAATCTCAATCTTGTACACAAGTTTTTATCATCTAAGTGTTTCATAAGTAACCTCGGAACTAAAGTAACTTGAAATAGTGCAGTGGGTGATCTATGGAGCAAGTTTCCTATATTCTAACTAAGGCATTGTTACTCTGAGGAAATAATATGTTGGTCAAATGGCAGGAAAAAAGAAAAGGGTATTATAACATACCTTTCCCTCAAATAGCGATATACATCATACAACCTCTCTGAACAAAGATTGTAAACTTTGTATTTTCCCTACAACAAAAGAAACAAAATCATAAGAAGGCAACGTAACTACACACATACAAATTCTTAAGAGACACACTAGCTTTTTTTTATTTTTTTTGAGATATGGACATCAAAATGCCGACTAAAGAAACTACTACCTTGTGTCGAGTTTCAAGAAAGGTAATAACTTGTTCCATCTGGTTGCGGTAGAAACCCTGCATTGATATTTACAACATTCATTGGCCAGAAGATTAACTTATAAAGAATTTGGCAGATCCAGGGACAAGGATTACAAAGCATACTAATTGACTCACACCTCAACATATCCAAAAAAGCCAGAGCTCATATCACCAGACCAGCAGGAAACCCCATTGCAATAATGTTCTGGGTTATGTAAGTCAAATCCAAATCCAAACCCTCCTTCCTAAGCAGCTTGGCATAGCATATGCAATCAATTGTATAAGTTAAGTGGACCTGGTATCTTCTTTTGTTCTGGGAAACAGCATGTCGAGCCTTGACCTGTACTGCCTTGACAGCATTCTTCGATGAATCCACCAAACCTTTCGTAATGGTCCCAATGAAACAAGGTTGTGAAGAAGTTCCTTCCGTGGTCTCATCTGGTCGATGAGGAGACAAACGAATCCCTAAAGCAAATGGCAGATACTTACTGAGCTTTTGGCCCATGTTGAGATCCCAGAGGCAGATACTGAGCTTCTGGTTTTCTCGGAGAATCAGATGACATGGGTTGAAGATTTTGATTCTAGAGATAGATTTGGGTGGGGGAATAGGAAGACTGTACTATTTATTGATAGGAGATTATCTTGCTTCTACGATAATTAGATGTACACAGAAGCTTGCTGGCTTTGGTTTTAGATCAAGATCGAACGTTCCACGTGATTTCTCGACTTGGCGTGGGCATTTTATTTGGTTCGAAAACGAAAACCTATTCATTATCCCAAGCCCGATCGGACACCTATAATATTTTGTATATTTTAGGTATATTTAAATATTTTAGATATATTTTTCGGATTTCCCGTAGATTTTCAGTTTTTCAGAAATATTGATTGGGTATTGGGGTAAAAGTTCGATTATTTTCGAGTTTTTGGTTCGGACTTCAGGTAATATTTTCAAATATTTAAATATTTTCGGATATATTTTTTTTTAGTTTCATATTTTTAGGATCTTCAAATCTATTTCAGGTATTTTGAATTCTTTTTGAGTCATAAATATCTGAATCGATCCAAATTCTCTACATATTTGAAAATAATAGGTATTTTAAATACAATTCAAACCGGAATCAAAAACTTTTAAATACCTAGTCGAGTTCAAATTTGCATGACTCGAAAAAACCCAAACCTGATAGGAACCAATTCAAATTTGATCCAACCAAATGCCCTGACCTAGTCTCAACTGTATTTCTTAGTTATTATTGTGATCATTTTGGGGATTAAAGTGTTTTTGGAGGAAATTTGCATTCTTTACATTAGCCAAAAATAATATAATTAAGATATAAGTTTAATATAGGGCAAATCTCCAAAATAGCACATTTCTAAGTTTATATCACAAAAATAGCACTCAAAAACTAAAATGACCAAAATAGCACATTTCTAAGTTTATCCTTTGAAAATTTTAATTTTTTTATTTTTCAAAATTTGAAATCTTATCCCCAAAACCTCATTTCTCAACTCTAAACCCTAAACCCTAAACTTTAAACTCTAAACCCTAAACCCTAAACCATAAACCCTAAA
The DNA window shown above is from Brassica oleracea var. oleracea cultivar TO1000 chromosome C3, BOL, whole genome shotgun sequence and carries:
- the LOC106332100 gene encoding reticulon-like protein B11; translation: MGDSASSSSSSSSSVHRSLGGGSVADLLLWRNRTGAVILLVSSTAFWFLFERAGYNLLSFVSNVLLLLVAILFLWAKSATLLNRPLPPVPNMEIPEEFAIKAADDIRALINHVLSIASDITIARNPIRLLQVSFVLWAISYVGTLINSLTLVYIVVLLSLSVPVVYENYQEHIDDKLSSTSEVIRNISRKIPMPVSKEKKYQ